Genomic segment of Bacillota bacterium:
CTGGAGCTGGCGGTCGGGCTCGAACCGACAACCTGCCGCTTACAAGGCGGCTGCTCTGCCCGTTGAGCTACGCCAGCCCGGATCGCGTGTGCGCCCCTGCTCAGGCGTCCGAGGAGTCCATGGCGTGGCGGGACTCCAGGTAGCGCTCGAGCTTCCGCTTGACGCGTTGGAGCGCGTTGTCCACGGATTTTACGTGCCGGTCCAGCTCGTCGGCAATCTCCTGGTAGGACTTTCCGTCCAGGTAGGCCATCAGCACCTGCCACTCCAGGTCGCTGAGGATCTCGCCCATCTTGGCCTCGATGTCCCCGAACTCCTCGCGGCTGATGATCAGCTCCTCGGGGTCGCTCACCTTGACGCCGGCGATGACGTCCAGGAGCGTCCGGTCCGAGTCCTCGTCGTAGATGGGCTTGTTGAGGGAGACGTAGGAGTTGAGCGGGATGTGCTTCTGCCGGGTGGCCGTCTTGATGGCGGTGATGATCTGCCGCGTCACGCAGAGCTCCGCGAAGGCGCGGAACGAGGCCAGTTTGTCCTCCCGGAAGTCCCGGATGGCCTTGTAGAGGCCGATCATCCCCTCCTGGATGATGTCCTCCCGGTCCGCGCCTACCAGGAAGTAGGAGCGCGCCTTGGCCCGGACGAAGTTCCGATAGCGGTAGATCATGTACTCCAGGGCCTGCGAATCGCCTGCGCGTGCGAGTTCAACCAGCTCCTCATCGAGCATCTCGTCGTAGACCGGCAGGACGTCGCGTTGGGGATTCACGCTCACCCGCTACCGCCTCCGTGAGTGGCGAGAGGGACATGATGTGACGGTGCTCCCGTGGCCTAGCTTATGACCACTCCGCGGTGGAACGACAGGTCAAAGTCGCTGGAATTGTAATGCAAGCGACATTATACGGGGGGGCCGCGAAGAGCGTCAACGGACGAGCCCTCCGGCTAGGGCCGCGGAAGGGCGCCTCCGCTTCCGGTGCCGGGTCGCGCCGCCCACCGCCAGTGCGGCCCGTCGCGGCGGTCTTCGACCACCAGGCCCAGCTCCTCCAGGCGCGCGCGAATGGCGTCCGCCTCCGCCCAGTCGCGCCGGGCCCGGGCCAGCTCGCGCAGGGAGAGGACCAGCTCCACCAGGGCCTCGACCAGCTCGCCCGCCCCCTGGCTCCCCGTCTCCCGGGATGCGGGGGCGAGGCGGGGGGTCCCGGTCCCCGCTCCGTCGACCTCCAGCACGCCCAGCAGGCCAGCCAGCTCCCGGAAGGCGGCCAGCGCCTCGCCCAGCGCAGCGCGCTGGGAGGCGCTGCCCGAGAAGCCTGGGCCCTGCACCAGACCGTTCAGGCGCCGCGCCAGGTCGAAGAGGGAGGCCAGCGCCTCGGCGCTGTTCAGGTCGTCCTCCAGCGCGGCCAAAAAGGCTTCCCGCGCGCCCTCGACAGCCGCCCGGAGGGAGGCCGTGAACGGTTCGGCAGGGTCCGGCGCCGCGCCGCCGGGATCGCCCGCCGCCTCGGCCACGAGGCGGGCGGCGTTCTGCAGGCGGGCCTGGGCGCGCGCGGCCTCCTCCAGAGCCTGCGGGGAGAAGAGGAGCGGGTTGCGGTAGTGTGTGGAATAAATATACAGGCGCAGCGCCGCCGGTGAGACCAGCTCCAGGGCGCGTTCCACCGTGAAGTAGTTGCCCAGCGACTTGGCCATCTTCTCCTCGCCGACGCGCACCATGCCGTTGTGCACCCAGTAGCGCGCCAGGGGCACCCCGTTGAGCGCCTCCGACTGGGCGATCTCGTTCTCGTGATGGGGAAAGATGAGGTCAGCTCCGCCGCCGTGGATGTCCAGCGTCGGCCCTAGGTACCGCAGGCACATGACCGAGCACTCGATGTGCCAGCCTGGCCGCCCTTCCCCCCAGGGGCTGGACCAGCGCGGTTCGCCCGGCTTGGCCGCCTTCCAGAGAGCGAAGTCCAGCGGATCGCGCTTCTTCTCGCTCACCTCGACGCGCGCCCCAGCCAGGAGCTCGTCGGGGTCCCGTCCGGAGAGCTTCCCGTATTGGGGCTGCGTCCGCACGGCGAAATAGACGTCGCCGGCGGAGGGGTAGGCGTGGCCGCTTTCCACGAGGCGCGCCACCGCCTCCACGATGGCCTCCATGCTCTCGGTGACGCGGGCGTAGCGATCCACCTGGTCCGCGCCCATGCGGCGCATCAGGTCGAGATACTGGCGCGCGTAGCGGTCGGCCACGTCACGGGCGGCCACCCCTTCCTCGCGCGCCCGCTGGATGATCTTGTCGTCGACGTCGGTCAGGTTGCTGACATAGTCGACGTGAAAGCCCCGGTAACGGAGGTAGCGGGCGAGCAGGTCGCCCGTCAGCGCCGGGCGCAGGTGGCCGATGTGCGTGTCGGAATAGACGGTGGGACCGCAGAAGTACATGCGGACCCGCCCCGGCTCCAGCGGAACGAACTCCTCTTTCCTCCGCGTCAGGGTGTTGTAGAGCTGCAACCCATCGCCCCCGTCGTCGCCGCCCGGTGCCCCGGCACCGTGCCCAGACTATAGCCAGCGCCGGCGCGGGGCGTCAACGCGGGCCGGGTACGGGCGGGAGGCTGCCGGCGGCCGCGGTGGCCTCAGGCGGCGGTTCGAGCAGGGCGACCGCCACCGCCGCCAGGCCACGCCCCTCGCCGGCGAAGCCCAAGCCGTTGCCGCTGGCCGCCTTGACGCTGACCCGGGTGGCGTCGACGCCCAGGGCGGCGGCCAGCGACTGGACGAAGCCCTCGCGCCACGGGGCCAGCGGAGGTTCGGAGGCGATGAGAGTCAGGTCCACGTTCTCGATCCGCCACCCGCTCCCGGCCAGCCAGCCGGCCACCTGGCGGAGCATGCCCAGGCTGGAGGCGTCGCGCCAGCGCGGGTCGTCCGGCGGGAACCAGCGGCCGATGTCGCCAGCGGCCGCCGCGCCGAGGAGCGCGTCGACCAGCGCGTGACAGGCCGCGTCCCCGTCGGAGTGGCCCTCCAGCCCCGCGTGCCCGGGGATGGAGAGGCCGCAGAGGACCAGCGGCCGCGACTCCGTCCAGGGATGGGCGTCGTAG
This window contains:
- the cysS gene encoding cysteine--tRNA ligase; amino-acid sequence: MQLYNTLTRRKEEFVPLEPGRVRMYFCGPTVYSDTHIGHLRPALTGDLLARYLRYRGFHVDYVSNLTDVDDKIIQRAREEGVAARDVADRYARQYLDLMRRMGADQVDRYARVTESMEAIVEAVARLVESGHAYPSAGDVYFAVRTQPQYGKLSGRDPDELLAGARVEVSEKKRDPLDFALWKAAKPGEPRWSSPWGEGRPGWHIECSVMCLRYLGPTLDIHGGGADLIFPHHENEIAQSEALNGVPLARYWVHNGMVRVGEEKMAKSLGNYFTVERALELVSPAALRLYIYSTHYRNPLLFSPQALEEAARAQARLQNAARLVAEAAGDPGGAAPDPAEPFTASLRAAVEGAREAFLAALEDDLNSAEALASLFDLARRLNGLVQGPGFSGSASQRAALGEALAAFRELAGLLGVLEVDGAGTGTPRLAPASRETGSQGAGELVEALVELVLSLRELARARRDWAEADAIRARLEELGLVVEDRRDGPHWRWAARPGTGSGGALPRP
- the sigH gene encoding RNA polymerase sporulation sigma factor SigH, producing MSVNPQRDVLPVYDEMLDEELVELARAGDSQALEYMIYRYRNFVRAKARSYFLVGADREDIIQEGMIGLYKAIRDFREDKLASFRAFAELCVTRQIITAIKTATRQKHIPLNSYVSLNKPIYDEDSDRTLLDVIAGVKVSDPEELIISREEFGDIEAKMGEILSDLEWQVLMAYLDGKSYQEIADELDRHVKSVDNALQRVKRKLERYLESRHAMDSSDA
- the ispF gene encoding 2-C-methyl-D-erythritol 2,4-cyclodiphosphate synthase encodes the protein MRVGWGYDAHPWTESRPLVLCGLSIPGHAGLEGHSDGDAACHALVDALLGAAAAGDIGRWFPPDDPRWRDASSLGMLRQVAGWLAGSGWRIENVDLTLIASEPPLAPWREGFVQSLAAALGVDATRVSVKAASGNGLGFAGEGRGLAAVAVALLEPPPEATAAAGSLPPVPGPR